The Acidobacteriota bacterium nucleotide sequence ATACTCGCGGCGGGCGACCTCAATATCGTCTACGAGGGTACCGACGACGTTTCGTCAGCGCCCATGTCCCGCGACGGCAGCGTATTTCACAGAATGGACGCGCTCGGTTTGGAGTTCATAGGCCCCAAATATCCTGGGGGACGGCAGGCGCACCCTACACCCCCGGGCTTGCCGCCCGATACTCGGAACGTGCCTACCTACCACACGGTCCGCCGGTCCCCCGAGACTGCCCAGCTTCAGCTCGACTATGCGTTCGCCTCACGCGGCTTCCACAAGAGCGTCAAGGTTCGCGCCATGAACTCCGTCGAAGAGTGGGGTGCGAGCGATCACTGTCGCTTGCTGATCGAAGTCGCAGGCGAATGAGGGATTCCGCGAGAGTCAGGAGAGCCTAACCTCGGGAAAAGCGGACTGTCCCTATCCCGATCCTTTTCCGACCTCCAGATCAACTGGGCGCTGTGATTGCAAAAGCGAAGAGGGGGACAGGAATGTCCCCCCTCCTACCGTTCCCGGTCCTACGCATGAGGACCTTTCTCCCGGATGATTCTCAAAGCAAGTTCAGGATCGATCTGGACGATCATCTCGGGCTCGGCCCGGACTCCCGCAGGCAGATCGAAACCCCCGACGGCACTGCGCGCGTGCCAGCCCGAAAGCGATTGATCCTTGCCATCGTCCGCAAACTGCGACAGCGGTCCGCCGAAGACGTCATGAAAGACTTTGGAGTATCCGTTGACGACTAGGTGCGAGAGGGTCAGGACCCCGCCACCGGCCGAGTTGACCATGCCGAGACCTTTGACGCAGTACCAGACGTCGTTCAGCGTCCCCAGCGGATGGAGTCCCCAGTGCAGAACGCGGATGTGTGCGATACCCGCCTCGCGAGCCGCCGCGGCCCCCTTCTCGATCTCCGCATCGTCGTCGGTGACCGCTCCCATGCCGGCGGTGGTGCCGGAAAGGAAGACCAGGCCCGAGGGGGTGAAGGTGGCCTGCGCAAGGTTCTGCGCACCGGGAGGCGGAAGTGAGTCTTCCTTCTGCCCCAGATCGATTCCCAGCCGCCTGATCCTGTCGTAGACGTCGAAATTCCTCTTCCAAGTCGAATTCAGTTCCACCATCGGTTTCCTCCGTAGATGATTTTTGAAATGGATGACGAGACGGCGCCGGATCTAGCTCACATCCGGGGTCCCGGCCGCCTGGTCCCAGACCCGGAGGAAGTTCTCCCCCAGGATCTTCCGGATGTCCCGGTCGCCGTATCCCCGCTTCACCAGACCCCGGGTCAGGTTCGGCCACCGGGACCGGTCTTCCAGGCCCTCGACGGGCTCGTTGTCCGAGGAGACCGCCACGTGGTCGATTCCGGCCACCTGGACGGCGTGGTCGATGTGGTCCAGGAAAGCGTCGATGGGAGGCAGGTCGATTTCCTCGGTGTAGGAATGTGAATCCAGCGTATTGCTCGCGTTCCTCATGGCGGCGGCAATCTCCCAGGGATCGGAGAACTGCCGCGCGAGGCGAAGATCCCGTTCCGTGTAGTCGGGGAGGAACCGGCTTGCCATCATGTCGTTCAGGGCCTTGGTATCCAGGTAGGAGGGCACGGTGAAGATGCTCACCACACTCCCGTTCTCGGCCAGGGCCCGCAGCATCTCGTCCGTCAGGTTGCGCTGCACGTAGCATAGGGCCCGGCAACCGGAATGGGTGGCGATGATGGGTCTGGAACTGGTGTGGACCGTGTCCCAGAACGCCTGGTCCGAGGCATGGGAGACATCCACCAGCATCCCGATCCGGTTGCACTCCCGAACCACCTCCCGGCCGAAGTCGTTCAAACCTGGCTTCGGGTTCAGTTCCCCGCTGGAGTCGACCCAGTCGAAAGCGGCGATGTGGGTCAGCGCGAAGACCCGGATCCCCATGCGGTGATAAATCCTCAGGACGGCCAGATCGTTGTCGATCCAGCCCGCGTTGAGCATGGGGATCACCGCGATCTTGCCGGCTCCGGCGATTCGCTTCACGTCGGAGGAACGGAGAGCCAGCTCGACGGCATCCGGGTGCCGCCGCACGCTCTGCTGGAGGATCTCGTCGACGCGCTGCAGGACCCTTTTGACCTCGTCCGAGCCTTCAAACAGGTTGTCGCAGATGTTCTTGCCCACCTCGGGAGGATCGATGATTCCTTCCCGGGCATCGCTTCGGAAGATTTCTTCGACGCCGATTCCGTGGACGATGGCGTCCACCTGGCCTTTTTGGAAGTCTTCCAAGTACAGCTTCCCGTAGGTGTCGATGACGATGGCGTCCCGGTGTAGATTGGCCGGGTCTGCGGCCCCGGCTGGTCCAGTTGAGTGTTCTCCCTGGGTGCATCCGGCGGCCGCGCCCAAGGCGACGGCCGAAAGAGACTGCTTGAGAAAACCACGTCGCTCCATGGAACCGATACTCCTCTAATCAACTTCGGATCCGAGTTTCTCCAAAGGTCGCAGTACGCTACCAACCGTGCCCCATCGGAGCAAGCACCTTCTCTCTTATTGCAGTGGAGAGTGTAGAGGCGACTTCCCTGGAACATGCAGGAGTGACAGGAGGGGACTTTCCTGTCCCCCATTGGAGAGGCGTTTTTCAGGCGCCCTCGTTCGGACCAACCATGACCCATGGCCAGACACAGCAGGCTACGACAGCGGGGGTAGGAAAACCCCCGCTCCTGAAACACGCCTGGTTCTCCCAGAATGTCGCCGGCGCGTGGCCAGTAGGAGAGCTTCTGAGAAGAGGTGTTCGCCTCGAAGAACGAAGTATTCGTTCCAACCGCTTGGCCGCCAGCGCGTACACGGAATGCCCGTGCAGGTGTCTCCGCAACGGTGCGGCCGTGCCTTAATCGAAGAGCAGGTTCAACGAGCCACCGCCGCTCTCAGCGCCTTCGCCTCGTGTTCGAGCACCTCACGGACTTGCCACTCTTCGACGCCCGGAAACCACTCGACGAATTCGTCGATCGTCGCGCCGCTGGCAAGGTTCTCGTAGAGCGCGAACAGTGGAATCCGTGTGCCCGAAAAGACCCAGGCCCCGCTCGCCCTTCCCGGGACCCGCTCGACGGCCGGGCAGGTGTTCCAGTCCGTCATGGGATGGCCTCCTTCCGTCCGTCAGGTGCGTCTGTTGCCAATTCCCACCGCTTCTTCGTGTATGTGACGTAGCTCACGGGGGACCTGCAAGCCTTGCAGATCGCTCCCCTTTTCCTGACGTTTCGTTTGATGGCCCAGCCGCAAGTGACGCACCGCGCAATATAGCGAGGCGGGGCGAATTCCACCTTGTGGCAACGGTCGCCAGCGCATCCGATGGAACGCGCGACTGCCTTCCAGGTGCCGTCATGATTATGCTTCGGGCCGACCAGGGCGTGAGCGATCTCGTGGAGAATCGTGTCCCTCACCTGCCGGCCGGTTGCGTGAAGACAATAGAGGCGGGAGAGTCCAATGACCTTGAGGCCGAAAACGCAGACTCCCGCCTGCTTGGAGGCATCCTCGAACTGAAAGCTCCATCCCGTGAGTCCGTGCCGGCTCATCAGCCGCTCAGCCTCCACCGCAACTTCGGCCAGTCGCCGGCCGTCGCCGCGATCCGGGTCCGGTCCGGCTCGAGTCAGCAGACCATACGGAACGAAGTAGCTTCCGTGCTCCGTGGTGACCAGGGCGCGCTTGGGCCCGAGACGCGCAACGGTGCCCTCGATCGTGCCCTGACCGTGCGGGATCAAGACCTCGTCCTCCGGGCGGAATTGGGCTTTGAGCTGGTCTCGCCTCAGAGTCACTCGCTTTCGCCTTTCGGCTTCGTTTCGAGCGAGGAGGTCCCATGGCACTCGGTACTCGCCGCCGTCGGTTCCCACGATTTCGGCTTTCCGAGGAGTCTTGCGGGCGATGTGCCCGCTGATGCAGACACCCCGGTACCTGAACTTCACGGGATCATGAATGCAGAGCTGCGCGGCGCGAGACACTGTCGGACCTCCAGGAATCACTTGGCGTGCCCTGTCCGGAAACCGAATCACCACAGTGGACGAAGGACCGGCGCCCTCCGAAAGCCGGGACCATGAGCAGGATCAGATTCGATCGTCTACGGCCCGCTGCTCCTGTTGCTTCCCCCAAGCCCGGCCGTTCCGGAGGGGGAGATTATCACTTCCATGTGTCAGCGGGGTCGGACTTGCAGAACCGAACTCGCTTGCCCCGCCTTGCCGCCGAGTCGGAACTGCTGGTGACGGGACTCCGTCGGAACGACCATCAACAACCCGCCCCTGACGTCTTCCTGTCCAACCGGGATCCCTCTACCGGTTTGCGTACCAATCGGCCAAGTGCGGGCCGATCATCTCTGTCGGTACGAACATCGAGCCTACCGGTGACGATGTCCCCGATCAGAGGGGTGCGGTATTCGCGTTCGAGGCCGAGTCCAGTCATGTCAGTCCCCTTCAGGCATCCCATCAAGTACCCGTCAAGTAAAATGGATCTGTTCAACTGGTTGAATATAAAAGCCTTATCGGATCTTGACGAATCATGGATCGCTTGCTCGGCGGCATCTCATCAAGTAGAGGTGTGGTCCTCTGCCCTCGCCCACGCGGGCACATGGCGAATCAGCTGGCGCCTTCTCCCTCGTCGGGTCTATTGATGCGAAACCGGACCGAAGTCACTTCCGATCCATGGGGGCCGAATCGGTTTTTGAAGCCTTCTCTTTGGCCGACCATGAAGATGGAGCCGTCCTCCAGAACGCAGGCGCTGGAGGTTTCATATGGCTGCCCAAGGATCGGCAATGTTGACTCCGGTGCCGCTGAAATCCCGCACGTTGCGCGTGACCAAGACGGCACCCCGTGAGCGGCATATGGCCGCGATCTGGCAGTCCGCGTCGCTGATCGGCCGGCCCGCTCGGCGGCGGCCAGCCGCGATCTCCGCGTAGGCTCGGGCGGCAGCGCTGTCGAACGGGAGAACTCGTTCTCTGAAACCGTGGTCGAGCCAACGGTTCATTGCGGCTCTCAGCGCGTTTCGCCGCTTGCCGGCCGGCATGATCGCGACGCCGTAGCGCAATTCCGCTTCGCTCACCGCCGTCAGGTACATCTCCTGTGCGTCGCGTTCGGCAATCCATGCCGCCACGGCGGGCGTCGGCTCCGGGCGCATGAGTTCGGAGGCCACATTCGTGTCTATGGCGAACATTTCGGCCGCTCAGGAGAAATCCGGCGGCTCGGGCATCGGGCCACGCGGCGGAAGTTCGAGCTCCACGCCGCCAAGGGGCGCGAAGCACTCGCGCGTGAACTTCGCCAGGTCCCGGGGGCCGGTTCGCCTATCATTTACGGCGTCGCGCAAAATGATGCGGACCTCTTCCTCCATCGAACGGTGATGCTCGGCGGCACGCACGCGGAGCCGCGTCTTCACGTCATCGTCGAGATTGCGGACCGTGATGTTCGCCATCGGTCGTTCCTCCTGACGGTACGGAACCCATCCAAACTGTCGGTTGCTTGCAATGCAAGCAAGTATACGTGATCCGGTCGCTTGCTGTGGCGCCGCGGCTACTTTGAGTGGGCGAGCGGCATTCGGCTCCCCGACTGCTGAAAGAGAGCAAAGGAAGGAAACAACGTCATGAAGTACAGCGTCATGATTGAAGGGACCCCGAACAACTATGCAGCTTACGTGCCCGAGCTGCCCGGCTGCGTGACTACGGCGAGCACCCGCGGTGAGCTGTCGGAGGAGATCCGGGAGTCCATCGAGTTTCACATCGAGGGTATGCGCGAAGACGGCGAACCCATCTCGAAACCCCAGGCTCTTCCGACGTTGTGGAAGTTTCGGCGGCACCGGGGTGAGTCGTGACGGTAGCGGAATCGAACCCGCTTGCCCCGCCTCGTCGCCGAGTCGGAACTGCTGGTGACGGGACTCCGTCCGAACGACCATTTGCAATTCACCCCTGACGTCTCCCTGTCCAATCGGGCTCCCTCTACTCGCTCTCGTACCAATCAGCCAAGTGCGGGCCGATAATCTCTGTAAGATTGCAACCTGCACCGACGACGTGTGCACCGGCGCGCCGCATGTCGTAATTTAGCTGCGGCCCGGTTCGGGGAAATCGTCTTGGGCGAAGGGAGAATACAGACAGCAACGAAGATGACAGTCAGACAAACCGATGGCGGCGCCACGACAGGCTTCGAGTCATCGATGCCTGAAGCTGGGCCGCATGACCGACCGCACCCACCGCGAGCTGACGGGTGAGGAACTCGCCCGCATCGCCGATACCTACGATGCTTGGCGCGG carries:
- a CDS encoding membrane dipeptidase: MERRGFLKQSLSAVALGAAAGCTQGEHSTGPAGAADPANLHRDAIVIDTYGKLYLEDFQKGQVDAIVHGIGVEEIFRSDAREGIIDPPEVGKNICDNLFEGSDEVKRVLQRVDEILQQSVRRHPDAVELALRSSDVKRIAGAGKIAVIPMLNAGWIDNDLAVLRIYHRMGIRVFALTHIAAFDWVDSSGELNPKPGLNDFGREVVRECNRIGMLVDVSHASDQAFWDTVHTSSRPIIATHSGCRALCYVQRNLTDEMLRALAENGSVVSIFTVPSYLDTKALNDMMASRFLPDYTERDLRLARQFSDPWEIAAAMRNASNTLDSHSYTEEIDLPPIDAFLDHIDHAVQVAGIDHVAVSSDNEPVEGLEDRSRWPNLTRGLVKRGYGDRDIRKILGENFLRVWDQAAGTPDVS
- a CDS encoding plasmid stabilization protein — its product is MANITVRNLDDDVKTRLRVRAAEHHRSMEEEVRIILRDAVNDRRTGPRDLAKFTRECFAPLGGVELELPPRGPMPEPPDFS
- a CDS encoding type II toxin-antitoxin system HicB family antitoxin translates to MKYSVMIEGTPNNYAAYVPELPGCVTTASTRGELSEEIRESIEFHIEGMREDGEPISKPQALPTLWKFRRHRGES
- a CDS encoding DUF433 domain-containing protein: MTDWNTCPAVERVPGRASGAWVFSGTRIPLFALYENLASGATIDEFVEWFPGVEEWQVREVLEHEAKALRAAVAR
- a CDS encoding type II toxin-antitoxin system VapC family toxin, with amino-acid sequence MFAIDTNVASELMRPEPTPAVAAWIAERDAQEMYLTAVSEAELRYGVAIMPAGKRRNALRAAMNRWLDHGFRERVLPFDSAAARAYAEIAAGRRRAGRPISDADCQIAAICRSRGAVLVTRNVRDFSGTGVNIADPWAAI